The Sulfitobacter sp. SK011 genome has a window encoding:
- a CDS encoding SDR family NAD(P)-dependent oxidoreductase has translation MAQSVRSKNASYRPGHVIVTGGGSGVGAAIAQAVALTGDRVTIMARRKEPLVEQGLPYQICDVTDATAVRQAFASARAENGPITGVIANAGAAHSAPFDKITAQDMADMLAVNVTGVFNVWQAALAEMKEAGHGRLIAIASTAGLKGYPYVAGYVAAKHGVVGLTRALALELARTGITVNAICPGFIDTPLLENSIQNITQSTGKTAEEARAILQRASPQNRFVQVEEVAAAALYLMSDAAGAVNGHTLSLSGGEV, from the coding sequence TTGGCGCAATCTGTTCGCTCAAAAAATGCGTCTTACCGACCGGGGCACGTGATTGTCACCGGGGGCGGGTCAGGCGTTGGGGCCGCCATTGCACAGGCTGTCGCCTTAACCGGGGACCGGGTGACGATCATGGCTCGGCGGAAGGAGCCGCTGGTCGAACAGGGTCTGCCCTATCAAATCTGCGATGTGACCGACGCGACCGCCGTCAGGCAGGCATTTGCATCGGCACGCGCAGAAAACGGTCCGATTACGGGCGTCATTGCCAACGCAGGCGCGGCCCATTCCGCGCCTTTTGACAAAATTACCGCCCAGGACATGGCGGATATGCTGGCCGTCAACGTCACCGGCGTGTTCAACGTCTGGCAGGCCGCCCTGGCCGAGATGAAAGAGGCAGGCCACGGGCGTCTGATTGCAATTGCCTCAACAGCTGGGCTCAAAGGCTATCCCTATGTTGCGGGCTATGTCGCGGCCAAACACGGGGTTGTGGGGCTGACCCGCGCCTTGGCTCTCGAACTGGCGCGCACCGGCATCACGGTAAATGCCATCTGTCCGGGGTTCATCGACACACCGTTGCTGGAAAATTCCATCCAAAACATCACCCAGAGTACCGGAAAGACAGCCGAAGAAGCCCGCGCAATTCTGCAACGCGCCAGCCCGCAAAACCGGTTTGTTCAGGTCGAAGAGGTTGCCGCCGCCGCTCTTTACCTCATGTCCGACGCCGCCGGGGCGGTGAATGGGCATACGTTGTCATTGTCGGGTGGCGAGGTATGA